One Vigna unguiculata cultivar IT97K-499-35 chromosome 7, ASM411807v1, whole genome shotgun sequence genomic region harbors:
- the LOC114189787 gene encoding oxidation resistance protein 1-like — protein sequence MHSFRDKVTQKFSHLFPNSSSSQNSPYSQEDKPASSYLSYIIPSISFDGSNTSKYQNESKSPSAGYNYENFDYQDVPSDNYVDCSPMYSNMDSVKDGNDNNTNEDHTSRRSSSSSEVFEEANEMQTPKTSKKSRLNLSDESTFISPELYEFLEICLPNIVKGRQWVLLYSTLKHGVSLRTLIRKSAELSCPGLLIVGDMQGAVFGGLLECPLKPTAKRKYQGTNETFVFTTVYGQPRLFLPTGVNRYYCMCMNDLLALGGGGSYALCLEEDLLSGTSGPSETFGNSCLAHSPEFQLKNVELWGFAHASPFQG from the exons ATGCATTCTTTCAGAGACAAAGTGACGCAGAAGTTCTCTCATCTCTTTCCCAACTCCTCCTCGTCCCAG AATAGTCCTTATTCTCAAGAGGATAAACCCGCGTCTTCATATTTATCTTACATTATCCCTTCGATCAGCTTTGATGGATCCAATACAAGCAAGTATCAAAATGAGAGTAAATCACCTTCTGCTGGATATAATTATGAGAATTTTGACTATCAGGATGTTCCATCTGATAATTATGTTGACTGTAGTCCCATGTACAGTAATATGGACTCAGTGAAAGATGGTAATGACAATAATACTAACGAGGACCATACCTCTAGAAGGAGCAGTAGCAGTTCTGAGGTTTTTGAGGAAGCAAATGAGATGCAAACGCCAAAGACTTCAAAGAAGTCTCGACTCAATCTTAGTGATGAATCTACTTTTATATCTCCTGAATTGTATGAATTTTTGGAAATATGCCTCCCTAATATAGTGAAAGGACGCCAATGGGTCTTACTATATAG TACGTTAAAACATGGCGTATCACTTCGAACACTTATTCGCAAGAGTGCTGAGCTTTCGTGTCCCGGTTTGCTG ATCGTGGGAGATATGCAAGGTGCTGTTTTTGGAGGGTTGCTAGAATGTCCCTTGAAACCTACAGCAAAGCGAAAATATCAA GGAACGAATGAAACTTTTGTCTTTACAACTGTATATGGTCAGCCAAGGTTGTTTCTACCTACTG GTGTCAACCGATACTATTGCATGTGTATGAACGATTTGCTTGCACTTGGTGGTGGGGGTAGTTATGCTTTATGCTTAGAAGAGGATTT GTTATCTGGTACTAGTGGACCAAGTGAAACATTTGGAAACTCGTGTCTTGCTCACAGTCCAGAGTTTCAGTTGAAGAATGTCGAG